In a genomic window of Synergistaceae bacterium:
- a CDS encoding DUF3536 domain-containing protein — translation MPRYVCIHGHFYQPPRENPWLETVEIQESASPWHDWNARISAECYSRNSASRILNQQGDIIRICNNYAHMSFNIGPTLLTWLEENDPLCYQGILDADKEGTKRFSGHGPAMAQVYNHIIMPLASRRDKETQVKWGIADFRKRFKRMPEGMWLAECAVDTETLEVLAENGILFTVLSPWQAQSVRTIGWGGWRDVSGAKIDTKCAYKCNLPSGRSIAIFFYDGVLSQKIAFGGLLDDGGVFARELINAHTESGVPVLSHVATDGESYGHHHKHGDMALAYCLNALDNSTEARLTVYGEFLSFYPPESEVKIIENSSWSCAHGVERWRSNCSCGTENNCSHEWRKPLRDAMNFLRDELAKLYESSDLLIDPWNARNRYIDVILDRRPENIDSFLKDNTDHKLTHDERVKVLSLLEMQRNSLLMFTSCGWFFDEISRLEPVQIMRYAARAIELAKKLFDVDLEPEYLKILAQAPSNIPELQDGAKIYELRAKQGRADLKQMAAYFGINSLLSDYNSEFSEGCWDMSGNAERLGEGTAEFSAGTVHVKSHITEVEGDYIFAVKKNHPQKETSLISCGICKADSNSQVNPHELKALFDSPDREKLLFDKFGYDQFTLNNIPSNARHRVINELLQQDIDKLEQSIHGIVNDYDQLLEYLTLLGTKPPAIITTATEFTLTAEIVKKLESHAPDVDGIRRDFELAAFWQINPDEEQIRFAFSDCINSILSESCATGFDVETLEDLNGLIKLFSEKFDWHLSLYDAQNLYYELLKQQRPIIKTQPEPLRNALYELGRSLRFSDEFLKYIKQ, via the coding sequence TTGCCGCGCTATGTATGTATTCACGGACATTTTTATCAGCCGCCGAGAGAAAATCCCTGGCTCGAAACCGTAGAAATTCAAGAAAGCGCATCACCGTGGCACGACTGGAACGCCCGAATCTCCGCCGAGTGTTACAGCCGGAACTCAGCATCAAGAATCTTAAATCAACAAGGTGATATTATCAGAATTTGCAATAACTACGCCCATATGAGTTTTAATATCGGCCCGACTCTCTTAACATGGCTCGAAGAAAATGACCCGCTATGTTATCAAGGTATTCTCGACGCAGATAAAGAAGGCACTAAAAGATTTTCAGGACACGGCCCGGCTATGGCACAAGTTTATAATCATATAATTATGCCTCTTGCTTCAAGACGCGATAAAGAGACTCAAGTAAAATGGGGTATTGCTGACTTCAGAAAACGCTTTAAACGAATGCCCGAAGGAATGTGGCTCGCTGAATGTGCAGTAGATACTGAAACATTAGAAGTCTTAGCAGAAAACGGAATATTATTCACTGTTCTATCACCTTGGCAGGCTCAATCAGTCAGGACTATAGGCTGGGGAGGCTGGAGAGATGTCAGCGGCGCAAAAATTGACACGAAATGTGCTTATAAATGCAATTTGCCTTCAGGCCGGAGTATAGCAATATTCTTTTATGACGGCGTATTATCTCAAAAAATTGCGTTCGGCGGGCTGCTCGATGACGGCGGAGTCTTTGCACGGGAATTAATTAATGCTCATACGGAGTCAGGAGTCCCCGTTTTGTCCCATGTAGCAACGGACGGCGAATCATATGGACATCATCACAAACATGGTGATATGGCACTTGCTTATTGTCTTAACGCGCTAGATAACTCAACTGAAGCAAGACTCACAGTTTACGGTGAATTCTTATCATTTTATCCGCCCGAATCTGAAGTAAAAATTATAGAAAACTCTTCATGGAGCTGTGCACACGGAGTCGAACGCTGGCGGAGTAACTGCTCATGCGGTACAGAAAATAACTGCTCGCACGAATGGAGAAAGCCGCTCAGGGACGCAATGAACTTTTTACGCGACGAACTTGCGAAATTATACGAATCAAGCGATTTATTAATTGACCCATGGAACGCTAGAAATCGATATATTGACGTGATTCTTGACAGGAGGCCGGAAAATATTGACTCATTCTTAAAGGATAATACAGATCATAAATTAACTCATGACGAAAGAGTCAAAGTTTTATCGCTGCTCGAAATGCAAAGAAATTCGCTCTTAATGTTCACTTCATGCGGGTGGTTCTTTGATGAGATCTCAAGACTTGAGCCTGTACAAATTATGCGTTATGCAGCACGTGCTATAGAACTCGCTAAAAAATTATTTGACGTGGATTTAGAGCCTGAATACTTGAAAATTTTAGCTCAAGCACCCAGCAATATCCCGGAATTACAGGACGGCGCGAAAATTTACGAGCTGCGGGCAAAACAAGGCCGGGCAGATTTAAAGCAAATGGCCGCATATTTCGGGATTAATTCTTTATTGAGCGATTATAATTCTGAATTCTCAGAAGGCTGCTGGGACATGTCAGGAAATGCTGAAAGACTCGGAGAAGGCACGGCGGAATTTTCTGCGGGGACTGTTCACGTTAAATCACATATTACAGAAGTTGAAGGCGATTATATTTTTGCGGTAAAGAAAAATCACCCTCAGAAAGAAACGAGCCTAATATCTTGCGGAATCTGTAAGGCTGACTCAAACTCTCAAGTCAACCCGCATGAACTCAAGGCACTTTTTGACAGCCCTGACCGTGAAAAATTATTATTTGATAAATTCGGCTATGATCAATTTACGTTAAATAATATTCCCTCGAATGCAAGACACAGAGTAATTAACGAGCTATTACAGCAGGATATTGACAAGCTCGAACAAAGCATACACGGAATAGTGAACGATTATGATCAATTGCTTGAATATTTGACTCTCTTAGGAACTAAACCGCCGGCAATTATTACGACAGCTACAGAATTTACTTTGACGGCCGAAATCGTGAAAAAACTTGAGAGCCACGCCCCCGATGTTGACGGAATAAGACGGGATTTTGAGCTCGCTGCATTCTGGCAAATTAACCCCGACGAGGAACAAATTAGATTCGCATTCTCTGATTGTATAAATAGTATTCTGTCTGAAAGCTGTGCTACAGGTTTTGACGTTGAGACTCTGGAAGATTTGAACGGGCTTATAAAGTTATTCAGCGAAAAATTTGACTGGCATTTGAGTTTATATGACGCTCAAAATCTTTATTATGAATTACTCAAGCAGCAAAGGCCGATTATTAAGACTCAGCCCGAACCCTTACGCAATGCACTCTACGAACTTGGCCGGAGCTTAAGATTCTCGGATGAGTTTTTGAAGTATATCAAGCAATAA
- the nikR gene encoding nickel-responsive transcriptional regulator NikR, which yields MSSDKLIRFSITVPENLLNEFESNYYAENMPNRSESVRNLMRAYISSERWKANNKEICAVITIIYDHHINELTGKLTAAQHDNGSVIICATHVHLNHDSCLECIITKGLASEIQKFIDSLKHIRGIKSLNFNISTEI from the coding sequence ATGTCCAGTGATAAATTAATTCGATTCAGCATTACCGTGCCGGAAAATTTATTAAACGAGTTCGAGTCAAATTATTACGCTGAAAATATGCCGAATCGTTCTGAATCAGTCAGAAATTTAATGCGGGCTTATATATCGTCCGAACGCTGGAAGGCAAATAACAAAGAAATTTGCGCAGTGATTACTATAATTTACGATCATCATATTAACGAATTGACCGGAAAATTAACGGCTGCTCAACACGATAACGGATCTGTCATAATTTGCGCGACTCATGTGCATTTGAATCACGATTCCTGCCTTGAGTGCATAATCACAAAGGGACTCGCAAGTGAGATACAAAAATTTATTGACTCGCTTAAACATATTCGGGGCATTAAGAGCCTAAATTTTAATATTTCAACGGAGATATAA
- the xylB gene encoding xylulokinase: MRYFIGVDLGTSSVKSLLMNETGQVLGISSREYDIIKQKSSWAEQDINLLWQKTSETLSELANKFNSIKHNITGLSFSGQMHGLIALDKNLIPVRNAIIWADQRSKESINFIERVIPDYREIIFNSLSTGFLAASLIWLRDNEPENYEKINYIMLPKDYIRFKICGELGTEISDASGTGLFDTAKREWAFDIIKKLNLDSKIFVPCKNSWDIAGELNKECADLTGLPEKIAIIYGGGDTLVQAIGNGLINSSLISNIGTASQLLCAVNRPLHDKNFRTNTFCHAVPNKWLLMGANLTGGAALKWLRNILSIPDYETMTNLALESEPGAKYLLFLPYLNGERTPYNDPNARGIFFGLNMNHGQKEFIRAVMEGIIFAQRQTLEIFAEMGLNFSRVISSGGGAKSAAFREIIANVLNCEVITNKIHEQGCIGAAILAATGTGTFKTINEACENIIKFDDSITFPDPEKINIYDEIFTRYKKIYPANKNLFPPIITH; the protein is encoded by the coding sequence ATGCGTTACTTCATAGGCGTTGATTTAGGAACATCGAGCGTTAAATCTCTATTAATGAACGAAACCGGCCAAGTACTGGGCATTTCTTCACGCGAATATGACATAATCAAGCAAAAATCTTCATGGGCAGAACAGGACATTAATTTATTATGGCAGAAGACAAGCGAGACTCTTTCTGAACTTGCTAATAAATTTAACTCAATCAAGCATAATATAACCGGCCTGAGTTTTTCCGGACAAATGCACGGATTAATAGCTCTTGACAAAAATTTAATCCCCGTAAGAAATGCTATTATCTGGGCAGATCAACGTTCAAAAGAGTCCATAAATTTTATTGAGAGAGTCATTCCTGATTACCGCGAAATTATATTTAACTCACTGAGCACGGGATTTCTTGCTGCGTCTTTAATATGGCTTCGAGACAACGAACCGGAAAATTACGAGAAAATTAATTATATAATGCTCCCTAAGGATTATATAAGATTCAAGATCTGCGGCGAACTCGGTACGGAAATTTCTGACGCTTCAGGGACGGGTTTATTTGACACTGCAAAACGTGAATGGGCATTTGACATCATAAAAAAATTGAATCTCGACTCAAAAATTTTCGTGCCCTGCAAAAATTCATGGGATATAGCCGGAGAATTAAATAAAGAATGCGCGGATTTGACCGGACTCCCTGAAAAAATCGCGATAATTTACGGCGGAGGTGATACACTCGTTCAGGCAATAGGCAACGGGTTAATAAATAGTTCGCTTATATCAAACATAGGCACGGCGAGTCAATTATTATGCGCAGTGAACAGGCCTTTACACGATAAAAATTTTCGCACGAACACTTTTTGTCATGCAGTACCAAATAAATGGCTCTTAATGGGTGCGAACTTAACCGGCGGAGCAGCTTTAAAGTGGCTGAGAAATATTTTAAGCATTCCCGACTATGAAACAATGACTAATTTAGCACTAGAATCAGAACCGGGCGCAAAATATTTATTATTTCTGCCATATCTAAACGGTGAAAGAACTCCATATAATGACCCTAATGCGCGGGGTATTTTTTTCGGGCTGAACATGAATCACGGACAAAAGGAATTTATACGCGCTGTAATGGAAGGTATAATTTTTGCACAAAGGCAGACTCTCGAAATTTTTGCGGAAATGGGATTAAATTTTTCGCGTGTGATCTCGTCAGGAGGCGGAGCAAAGAGTGCGGCATTTCGTGAAATAATTGCTAACGTCCTAAATTGTGAAGTAATCACAAATAAAATTCATGAACAGGGCTGTATAGGCGCGGCAATTTTAGCAGCAACAGGCACGGGGACATTCAAGACAATTAATGAGGCCTGCGAAAATATTATAAAATTTGACGATTCTATAACATTCCCAGACCCCGAAAAAATTAATATTTACGACGAAATTTTTACGCGTTACAAGAAAATTTATCCGGCAAATAAAAATTTATTTCCGCCAATCATCACGCATTAA
- a CDS encoding glycosyltransferase, which yields MKLVFLTNMLSHYQLSLAREFIKFFGDDYRVIVTKPFGKGFLAMGIDDLNQMPFVIRAYESQENMQLAKKLILESDYVIGIAYLSWDIIEQRIRSGKILFEYAERLFKSKSSGMGPNALGKMASIFASRFSPLKRHVMRRKYKGSHARPENGQIYLLCASAFASMDFYKLGYYANKAYKWGYFPETRYYNDVDELISRKESNSILWAGRAINWKHPDLAIELAKNLKSRQIPFKLRVIGSGEMSETLSNLVNSYNLNDCVELLPAMHTDKIREYMERSQIYLFTSDSGEGWGCVLNESMNSACAVVAGEKIGAVPYLMRDGKNGLIFRDKDIDDLTDKVITLLSNPAKISELGRAAYKTISEEWSPKVAAERFIKLADALQREKKPVDLFDDGPCSKAQLMRDDWRK from the coding sequence ATGAAACTTGTATTCTTAACAAATATGTTGAGTCATTATCAATTATCATTAGCGCGGGAGTTTATAAAATTTTTCGGCGATGACTATAGAGTGATTGTTACAAAACCTTTCGGCAAGGGATTTCTTGCGATGGGTATAGACGACTTGAATCAAATGCCGTTCGTTATTCGAGCCTACGAGAGTCAAGAAAATATGCAGCTTGCAAAAAAATTAATTCTTGAATCTGACTATGTAATCGGAATAGCATATTTATCATGGGACATAATCGAGCAGAGAATTAGATCCGGCAAAATATTATTTGAATACGCAGAAAGACTCTTTAAAAGCAAAAGCAGCGGAATGGGACCGAATGCACTTGGGAAAATGGCAAGTATATTTGCGTCGCGTTTTTCTCCGTTAAAGAGACATGTCATGCGCCGTAAATATAAAGGTTCTCACGCACGCCCTGAAAACGGACAAATTTATTTACTTTGTGCGAGTGCATTTGCTTCAATGGATTTTTACAAGCTCGGTTATTACGCAAATAAAGCATACAAATGGGGCTATTTTCCTGAGACAAGATATTATAATGACGTTGACGAATTAATTTCACGTAAAGAATCAAACTCTATTTTATGGGCTGGGAGAGCTATTAACTGGAAGCACCCGGATTTAGCAATTGAACTAGCAAAAAATTTAAAGTCTCGTCAAATTCCTTTCAAGCTGAGAGTTATAGGCTCTGGCGAAATGAGCGAAACTCTTTCAAATCTCGTAAACTCGTATAATCTCAATGACTGTGTAGAGCTTCTCCCTGCAATGCACACTGACAAAATACGCGAATATATGGAACGTTCGCAAATATATTTATTCACGTCTGACTCCGGTGAAGGCTGGGGCTGTGTGCTAAATGAGTCAATGAATTCTGCGTGTGCTGTTGTTGCCGGCGAAAAAATCGGCGCAGTTCCCTATTTAATGCGAGACGGCAAAAATGGCTTAATTTTCCGCGATAAAGATATTGACGACTTAACGGACAAAGTAATAACTCTCTTGTCGAATCCCGCAAAAATTTCAGAACTAGGCAGGGCAGCATATAAGACTATTTCAGAAGAATGGAGTCCGAAAGTTGCCGCAGAAAGATTCATAAAGTTAGCAGACGCATTACAGCGCGAAAAAAAGCCCGTTGATTTATTTGACGACGGCCCATGCAGTAAGGCTCAATTAATGCGTGATGATTGGCGGAAATAA